One genomic window of Pagrus major chromosome 22, Pma_NU_1.0 includes the following:
- the LOC141017990 gene encoding AN1-type zinc finger protein 3-like, with the protein MGDTSERSKPPSLPPRCPCGFWGSSKTMNLCSKCFADIQKKQPGEDCTSKPIQSTGSSQSPVFSSETSSSSSQSLLSSPPSSSEQPSTEEPSPTFPSTREGMSSTETAQGTLCTPTKRPRESASGSESEATPEKRPRTDEKEGGSEEARGTPKQKNRRRCYRCQTKLELVQQELGSCRCGYVFCMLHRLPEQHDCLFDHLGRGREEAVLKMVKLDRKVGRSCQRIGEECS; encoded by the exons cTCCAGTAAAACAATGAATCTCTGCTCCAAATGTTTTGCTG ACATCCAGAAGAAGCAGCCAGGGGAGGACTGCACCTCCAAGCCTATCCAAAGCACTGGGAGTAGCCAATCACCAGTTTTCAGTAGCGAGAcgagcagtagcagtagccaATCCCTATTGTCGTCGCCGCCCTCTAGCTCCGAGCAGCCGTCAACCGAAGAGCCCTCGCCCACATTTCCCAGCACAAGGGAAG GCATGTCGTCCACAGAAACAGCCCAAGGCACACTCTGCACACCCACAAAACGTCCACGAGAATCAG CGTCGGGCTCGGAGAGCGAGGCGACGCCAGAGAAACGGCCACGGACGGACGAGAAGGAGGGGGGCAGCGAGGAGGCCCGTGGGACGCCCAAGCAGAAGAACCGCCGGCGCTGCTATCGCTGCCAAACCAAACTAGAGCTGGTGCAGCAGGAACTGGGCTCCTGCCGCTGCG GCTATGTATTCTGCATGCTTCACCGTCTACCCGAGCAACACGACTGTCTGTTCGACCATCTGGGCCGCGGGCGTGAGGAGGCCGTCCTCAAGATGGTGAAGCTGGACCGCAAGGTGGGCCGCTCGTGCCAACGCATCGGGGAGGAGTGCTCCTGA